One window from the genome of Oryza glaberrima chromosome 3, OglaRS2, whole genome shotgun sequence encodes:
- the LOC127765529 gene encoding glyceraldehyde-3-phosphate dehydrogenase B, chloroplastic, with protein MATHAALAASRIPATARLHSKAASKQRVDFADFSGLRPGSCSISHAAREASFSDVLGSQLVARATGENAVRAPAEAKLKVAINGFGRIGRNFLRCWHERENSPLEVVVVNDSGGVRNASHLLKYDSMLGTFKADVKIVDDQTISVDGKLIKVVSNRDPLKLPWAELGIDIVIEGTGVFVDGPGAGKHIQAGAKKVIITAPAKGADIPTYVLGVNEGDYSHEVANIISNASCTTNCLAPFVKILDEEFGIVKGTMTTTHSYTGDQRLLDASHRDLRRARAAALNIVPTSTGAAKAVALVLPQLKGKLNGIALRVPTPNVSVVDLVINTVKTGITADDVNAAFRKAAAGPLSGILDVCDVPLVSVDFRCSDVSSTIDASLTMVMGDDMVKVVAWYDNEWGYSQRVVDLAHLVASKWPGAAVQGSGDPLEDFCKDNPETDECKVYEN; from the exons ATGGCCACACACGCAGCGCTCGCGGCGTCCCGCATTCCGGCCACCGCCCGGCTGCACAGCAAGGCGGCGTCCAAGCAG AGGGTGGACTTCGCCGACTTCTCCGGACTGAGGCCGGGATCGTGCTCCATCAGCCACGCCGCGAGGGAGGCGTCCTTCTCCGATGTCCTTGGCTCGCAGCTCGTCGCCAGG GCTACCGGAGAGAACGCCGTGAGGGCGCCGGCTGAGGCGAAGCTCAAGGTTGCCATCAACGGCTTCGGCCGCATTGGCCGCAACTTCCTCCGGTGCTGGCACGAACGCGAGAACTCCCCgctcgaggtcgtcgtcgtcaacgaCAGCGGAGGCGTCAGGAAC GCATCACACCTTCTCAAGTACGACTCGATGCTCGGCACCTTCAAGGCCGACGTCAAGATCGTCGACGACCAGACCATCAGCGTCGACGGCAAGCTGATCAAGGTCGTCTCCAACAGGGACCCCCTCAAGCTGCCATGGGCTGAGCTCGGCATCGACATTGTCATCGAG GGTACCGGAGTGTTCGTCGACGGCCCCGGCGCCGGGAAGCACATCCAGGCCGGCGCGAAGAAGGTCATCATCACTGCTCCGGCGAAGGGTGCTGACATCCCTACCTACGTCCTCGGTGTCAACGAGGGAGACTACTCCCACGAAGTGGCCAACATTATCAG CAATGCTTCCTGCACAACCAACTGCCTCGCTCCGTTCGTCAAGATCTTGGACGAAGAGTTCG GAATCGTAAAGGGAACCATGACCACAACTCACTCCTACACCGGCGACCAG AGGTTGCTGGACGCGTCGCACCGTGACCTGAGGAGggcccgggcggcggcgctgaacATCGTGCCGACGAGCACCGGCGCCGCGAAGGCCGTGGCGCTGGTGCTCCCGCAGCTGAAGGGGAAGCTCAACGGCATCGCGCTGCGCGTGCCGACCCCGAACGTGTCCGTGGTGGACCTGGTGATCAACACCGTGAAGACCGGCATCACCGCCGACGACGTGAACGCCGCGTTCCGCAAGGCCGCGGCGGGGCCACTCAGCGGCATCCTCGACGTCTGCGACGTGCCGCTGGTGTCCGTCGACTTCCGCTGCTCCGACGTCTCCTCCACCATCGACGCCTCGCTCACCATGGTCATGGGCGACGACATGGTCAAGGTGGTCGCCTGGTACGACAACGAGTGGGGCTACAG CCAACGCGTGGTCGATCTGGCGCATCTGGTGGCGAGCAAGTGGCCCGGCGCGGCGGTGCAGGGCAGCGGCGACCCACTAGAGGACTTCTGCAAGGACAACCCGGAGACCGACGAGTGCAAAGTGTACGAAAACTAA